Below is a genomic region from Pectobacterium polaris.
ACCGGTTACTTTAACAATCTGGCCTTGCAGCTTTTTCCTTTGATTTTGCCTTTCTGGAGCTGCTGCAACGCGCGCTTAGCACTGGCTTTACGGATAGCGACATAAGCATGCATCGGGAACATATCAATTTTCCCTACTTCCGCTGCCGTTAATCCTGCATCGCCGGTTAACGCCCCGAGGATATCGCCGGGACGGATTTTGGCTTTTCTGCCACCATCAATGCACAGCGTCATCATCTCAGGTTCAAGCGCAACCTCGCCACTGCGACTAACTTCATCCGCCGGTGTCCATTTAATGCGCATACCGAGGTAGTCTTCAATCAGATTAGCGCGGTTCATTTCCTGTGGTGTACACAGGCTCACCGCCAGACCTTTCGTACCCGCGCGGCCCGTTCTGCCAATGCGGTGAACGTGAACTTCAGGGTCGAAAGCCAGCTCAAAATTTACCACCAGCTCCAACTCTTTGATATCGAGGCCACGAGCCGCAACATCGGTTGCCACCAGCACACGGCAGCTGCGGTTAGCAAAACGCACCAGAACCTGATCGCGATCGCGCTGTTCCAGATCGCCATGCAGCGCGGATACGCTAATCCCGCGCATGTCCAGCGCGTCAAATACGCTCTGGCAATCACGCTTCGTATTACAGAACACCACGCAGGACGCAGGCTGATAATGGCCCAAAATGGCAATCAACAGCGGCAGACGCTGATCTTTCGTTGTCTCATAGAAACGTTGTTCAATAGCCGATTCTTCCACACCATCTGCAATCTCGAAACGTTGCGGCTGACGCTGAACGCGTGCGCTGATCTGTTCGATCTCTTCTGGGTACGTAGCGGAAAATAACAGGGTTTGACGATCGGACGGCGTGTAGGAAATCACATCATCAATGGCATCAGTGAAGCCCATATCCAGCATGCGATCCGCTTCATCCAGTACCAGCACTTTCAGGCTATCCAGAGACAGCGACTGCTTGCGTAAATGGTCCTGAATACGTCCCGGCGTCCCGACAACAATATGCGGAGCGTGAACCAGCGAATCGAGCTGCTGGCCCATCGGCTGACCGCCGCACAGTGTCAGAATCTTAATGTTTTGTGCAAAACGAGCCAGACGACGCAGCTCTTTGCTGACCTGATCGGCCAGCTCACGCGTCGGGCACAGCACCAGCGCCTGCGTGGTAAAGTCGCTCACGACAATACGATCCAGCAACCCAATGCCGAATGCCGCCGTTTTACCGCTACCGGTTTTCGCCTTGGCCCGCACGTCTGCGCCGCTCAGAACGGCTGGCAGCGTCACCGCCTGGACGGGCGTCATGTCGGTATAGCCCAGTTCATTAAGATTGGATAACTGCTCTGCGGGCAGCGCGAGGGAAGAAAAAGAGGTTGTACTCACAGTGATTACTCTACCAAGGACGAGATAACGAAAGGTGACGCCGCGCTAAAAAGCGGCGCAGATATGCCGCAATCATAGCAGAGTTCGTCATCATTGACCGATTTACCTCCCGTTCTGCGACTAAAACAGTGAGGCAAATCCTTTGTTCACCAGAAAGCCTTGTCCTTCAGGAGATAAAAGATAGTTCGCCAGCAGCCGCGCCTCACGTCGTGCAGGTTTCATAACAGCCAGCATGTACTCGGCATCAATACGATAGGGATCGGGTAAATGAACCACATGCAGATCCGGTTGATTGAGCAATAACGGCAGATAGCTCGCATAGCCAATGTGCATATCGCTCTGCCCAGTCCGAATCAGGTAACTTCCCGCCGTCATGCCAGCCGGAATGGCATGGTCGAGCCCGCCGCCCACCAGCGGTTTCGCTTTGTCGCGCAACTGATTTCCCCAGCCTCGATGCAGACGTTCGATGCGATCAAAAAGCTCAAACGCATAATCCCCTCCGGGATCGCTGCCAGGCGTCGAAGTTGAAAGCACAAAACGTGGGTCAAGGAGCGCCATCAGCCAGGATTGCGTGGTGAGTTCCGGCACGTTACGCATCACAATACAAAGGTGGTTGCGCGTAAACACGCTGGTTTCTTCCGCCAGCCCCAGCGCTTTCAAGCGTAAAGGATGCGCACAGTTTGCCGAGGCGAAAATATCTACCGCGTCACCGTGCATCACTTTTTCACTCAGTAGCCCAGCAGGGCCAAAAGTCTGTATCACGTCCACCGCATAACGTTCGCTGAACGTTGCCAACAGCGGAGCAAATGCAAGGCGCAGGCTGCCCGCTGCATACAGGCGAAGGGGATCGGTCATGGTGACTCCGTCATGGTCAATATCGGTATCAGCGCATAATACGGCTGTGGCGCGATGTCCACGCAAACCTGCCGCATCGGAATACCATACAGCTGCGACAGGTTATCCTCCGTCACAACCTCATCACAGCGGCCATAAAGATAGTGTTGATTGCCCATCAGCAGCAGCGCCCGATCGGCAATGGCCAGCGCGTGCGAGGGATCGTGTGTGGTTAGCAGGATGCTCAGGCGCTGCGTTTTAGCCAGATGCGTCAATAACCGCAGCACCTGCGCCTGAT
It encodes:
- the dbpA gene encoding ATP-dependent RNA helicase DbpA, translating into MSTTSFSSLALPAEQLSNLNELGYTDMTPVQAVTLPAVLSGADVRAKAKTGSGKTAAFGIGLLDRIVVSDFTTQALVLCPTRELADQVSKELRRLARFAQNIKILTLCGGQPMGQQLDSLVHAPHIVVGTPGRIQDHLRKQSLSLDSLKVLVLDEADRMLDMGFTDAIDDVISYTPSDRQTLLFSATYPEEIEQISARVQRQPQRFEIADGVEESAIEQRFYETTKDQRLPLLIAILGHYQPASCVVFCNTKRDCQSVFDALDMRGISVSALHGDLEQRDRDQVLVRFANRSCRVLVATDVAARGLDIKELELVVNFELAFDPEVHVHRIGRTGRAGTKGLAVSLCTPQEMNRANLIEDYLGMRIKWTPADEVSRSGEVALEPEMMTLCIDGGRKAKIRPGDILGALTGDAGLTAAEVGKIDMFPMHAYVAIRKASAKRALQQLQKGKIKGKSCKARLLK
- a CDS encoding molybdate ABC transporter substrate-binding protein → MTDPLRLYAAGSLRLAFAPLLATFSERYAVDVIQTFGPAGLLSEKVMHGDAVDIFASANCAHPLRLKALGLAEETSVFTRNHLCIVMRNVPELTTQSWLMALLDPRFVLSTSTPGSDPGGDYAFELFDRIERLHRGWGNQLRDKAKPLVGGGLDHAIPAGMTAGSYLIRTGQSDMHIGYASYLPLLLNQPDLHVVHLPDPYRIDAEYMLAVMKPARREARLLANYLLSPEGQGFLVNKGFASLF